In the genome of Streptomyces sp. NBC_00190, one region contains:
- a CDS encoding fluoride efflux transporter FluC: protein MNWLLVIAGAVVGAPLRYLTDRAVQAGHDSVFPWGTFVANAAACLVLGVLTGALLAGAASSQLQLLLGTGLCGALSTYSTFSYETLRLAERGWVFLAAANVAASVLVGLGSLHLGSQVAQQLFG from the coding sequence GTGAACTGGCTGCTCGTGATCGCGGGCGCGGTGGTGGGCGCGCCGCTGAGGTACCTGACGGACCGTGCGGTGCAGGCGGGGCACGACTCGGTGTTCCCGTGGGGCACCTTCGTGGCCAACGCGGCCGCCTGCCTGGTGCTGGGGGTGCTGACCGGCGCGCTGCTGGCCGGGGCCGCCTCCTCGCAGCTGCAACTGCTGCTGGGGACGGGCCTGTGCGGGGCGCTGAGCACGTACTCGACCTTCTCGTACGAGACGCTGCGGCTGGCCGAGCGCGGCTGGGTGTTCCTCGCGGCGGCGAACGTGGCGGCTTCGGTGCTGGTCGGGCTGGGCTCCCTACACCTCGGGTCGCAGGTGGCGCAGCAGCTGTTCGGCTGA